The following proteins are co-located in the Malus sylvestris chromosome 13, drMalSylv7.2, whole genome shotgun sequence genome:
- the LOC126597302 gene encoding protein indeterminate-domain 6, chloroplastic-like — protein sequence MAAASSSMPFFGSSSREENQSQMTSSILPPSSNATASVTGTAPPPQKKRRNQPGNPNPDAEVIALSPKTLMATNRFICEVCNKGFQREQNLQLHRRGHNLPWKLKQKTNKEPRRKVYLCPEPSCVHHDPSRALGDLTGIKKHYSRKHGEKKWKCDKCSKRYAVQSDWKAHSKTCGTREYRCDCGTLFSRRDSFITHRAFCDALAQESARHPSSLSTMGGSLYGNNRMSLGPSQIPSLQNSTHLPNNMLRLGSSGSAKFEHLIPPSNPSSFGSQAMPNSPNFFMRDIANQQGFQDQHQFPNKVLHGLMQLPDLQSNPNNNSSSPSSNSAANLFNLSFFSNNGTSRSITPTDHQFSDGNGGGQGFSMSHDHQIGSGSLPSLYGNSMQHEGGMAPHMSATALLQKAAQMGSTTSTESSSLLRGLGNSSTRAAKSGRQLVSAPSSVGVSFSGDHHHSTNGGEQYHLRSSQQVENENHLQGLMNSLANGNSSIFGGGGLDHNNFGGFSSGTTATRVSAMDQQHNNPNYDEAKLHQNLSVNFGGSDKLTLDFLGVGGMVRNMNGGHGYSQRDHQQQQHHGINMISSLDPELKSTQASQLFGGTTLQ from the exons atggcggCTGCTTCTTCATCGATGCCATTCTTTGGAAGTAGTAGCAGAGAAGAAAACCAAAGCCAGATGACTTCGTCAATCCTTCCGCCTTCCTCAAATGCTACCGCCTCAGTCACAGGCACAGCCCCACCACCtcaaaagaaaaggagaaatcAACCAGGAAATCCAA ATCCAGATGCGGAGGTTATAGCACTATCTCCCAAGACGCTAATGGCGACAAACAGGTTCATATGTGAGGTGTGCAACAAAGGGTTCCAAAGGGAGCAAAACCTACAGCTCCACAGAAGAGGACACAACCTGCCTTGGAAGCTCAAGCAGAAGACTAACAAAGAACCTAGACGCAAGGTCTATCTATGTCCGGAGCCGTCATGCGTTCACCATGACCCCTCTCGAGCTCTCGGAGACCTCACCGGCATAAAAAAACACTACTCTAGAAAGCACGGCGAGAAGAAGTGGAAGTGCGACAAGTGCTCCAAGAGGTATGCCGTTCAATCGGATTGGAAGGCTCATTCTAAAACGTGCGGAACTAGGGAATACAGATGCGACTGTGGCACTCTATTCTCAAG GCGGGACAGTTTTATCACTCATAGGGCTTTCTGTGATGCACTGGCTCAGGAAAGTGCAAGGCATCCTTCAAGCTTAAGCACAATGGGCGGTAGCCTCTATGGAAACAACCGTATGAGCTTAGGTCCATCCCAAATCCCCTCACTCCAAAACTCAACCCACCTCCCTAACAACATGTTGAGGTTAGGGAGTAGCGGCAGCGCAAAGTTTGAGCACCTCATCCCGCCATCAAATCCGTCTTCGTTTGGATCACAAGCCATGCCTAATTCTCCCAATTTCTTCATGAGAGACATTGCTAACCAGCAAGGGTTTCAAGATCAGCACCAATTTCCAAACAAGGTATTACATGGACTAATGCAACTTCCTGATCTCCAGAGCAACCCTAACAACAACAGCAGCTCACCCTCATCGAATAGCGCTGCCAATCTCTTTAACCTGAGCTTCTTTTCTAACAATGGTACCAGTCGCAGCATAACTCCTACTGATCATCAGTTTAGTGATGGTAATGGCGGTGGCCAAGGGTTTAGCATGAGTCATGACCATCAAATTGGGTCGGGTTCTCTACCATCTCTCTATGGGAATTCGATGCAACACGAAGGCGGCATGGCTCCGCACATGTCTGCCACTGCATTGCTTCAGAAAGCTGCTCAAATGGGTTCGACTACAAGCACCGAAAGCTCGTCTTTGCTTAGGGGATTAGGTAATTCGTCAACAAGAGCAGCTAAATCCGGAAGGCAACTAGTGTCAGCGCCCTCGAGCGTTGGAGTCAGTTTTAGTGGTGATCATCATCACAGTACTAATGGGGGTGAACAATACCACTTGAGATCGTCACAGCAGGTGGAAAATGAAAACCATCTTCAAGGATTAATGAACTCTCTTGCAAATGGCAACTCCTCGATTTTTGGAGGCGGGGGACTGGATCATAACAACTTTGGCGGGTTTAGTAGCGGCACTACTGCTACTAGAGTTAGTGCAATGGATCAACAGCATAATAACCCTAATTATGATGAGGCTAAGTTGCACCAAAATTTGAGTGTAAATTTTGGAGGGTCTGATAAACTGACCTTGGATTTTCTTGGTGTTGGAGGCATGGTAAGAAACATGAATGGTGGCCATGGATACTCACAGAGAgatcatcaacaacaacaacatcatGGCATCAATATGATCAGCTCCTTAGACCCAGAGTTGAAGTCAACGCAGGCAAGTCAACTCTTTGGAGGCACCACACTACAGTGA
- the LOC126597232 gene encoding protein indeterminate-domain 5, chloroplastic-like — MAASSSSGAPLFGIREEDQNQKMRQQHSSTTPTSSTAAPAAPPQKKRRNQPGTPNPEAEVVALSPKTLMATNRFICEVCNKGFQREQNLQLHRRGHNLPWKLKQKTTKEPKRKVYLCPEPTCVHHDPSRALGDLTGIKKHYFRKHGEKKWKCEKCSKRYAVQSDWKAHSKTCGTREYRCDCGTLFSRRDSFITHRAFCDALAQESARHPPSLTTIGSSLYGGGSLSNTGLGLSHQVVGPPHQLSSLDHSNQPSDILRLGGSSGAAAADRAGQFDHLLSSPSMGSSFRPAQSSAASFFMTGASDHDQSNQQQYHDQDKSFHGLMQFTHHSPHQHHSGAGTNLFNVPFVSNSTNSNSASNSHSLISPNHFNTNANGSATGGGNEVSNNLFAGHIMGGGDHMSSGLPSLYSNNGNSQQQAISSHMSATALLQKAAQMGSNTSNNNNTTSLLRSFGSSSSTTTKPDRPGTLVPSSLGRMFGSDQTDQSHLQDLMNSFASGGGGSSIFGNAAFGRYDASANRAINMEDAKLQQHIGLNNIGGGSDRLTRDFLGVGQVVRSMSGGFSHQRSEQQHGGMEMLSSLDSESNGAAAAPSTQSFGGGGNFQ, encoded by the exons ATGGCTGCGTCTTCTTCATCGGGCGCACCGCTTTTCGGAATTAGAGAAGAAGATCAAAACCAGAAGATGAGGCAACAACATTCCTCCACAACACCAACCTCATCCACAGCTGCACCAGCTGCTCCACCtcagaagaaaaggagaaaccAACCTGGAACACCAA ATCCAGAAGCAGAAGTGGTAGCACTATCTCCCAAGACCCTAATGGCAACAAACAGGTTCATATGTGAGGTGTGCAACAAAGGGTTCCAAAGGGAGCAGAACCTACAGCTTCACAGAAGAGGACACAACCTGCCTTGGAAGCTCAAGCAGAAGACTACAAAAGAACCCAAACGCAAAGTCTATCTCTGCCCGGAGCCCACATGCGTTCACCACGACCCCTCTCGGGCACTTGGCGACCTCACCGGCATCAAAAAGCACTACTTTAGAAAACACGGCGAGAAAAAATGGAAGTGCGAGAAGTGCTCGAAGAGGTACGCCGTCCAGTCCGATTGGAAGGCACATTCTAAGACTTGTGGCACTCGGGAATACAGATGTGACTGTGGCACTCTCTTCTCAAG GCGCGACAGTTTTATCACGCATAGGGCATTCTGCGATGCCCTCGCTCAGGAAAGTGCAAGGCATCCACCCAGTTTGACCACCATTGGCAGCAGCTTATACGGAGGAGGAAGCCTCAGCAACACTGGCCTCGGCTTATCCCATCAAGTTGTGGGCCCTCCCCATCAACTGTCCTCACTCGACCACAGCAATCAACCTAGTGACATCCTAAGGCTTGGAGGATCTTCAGGTGCTGCTGCTGCCGATCGGGCCGGACAATTCGATCACCTCCTCTCATCCCCTTCAATGGGATCATCTTTCCGACCGGCTCAGTCGTCAGCAGCATCTTTCTTCATGACTGGAGCCTCTGATCATGACCAGTCCAACCAACAACAATACCATGACCAGGACAAGTCATTTCATGGACTCATGCAGTTTACACACCACTCGCCACATCAGCATCACTCCGGAGCCGGAACCAATCTTTTTAACGTACCTTTCGTTTCCAACAGTACTAATAGCAACAGTGCCAGCAACAGCCATTCACTAATTAGTCCCAACCATTTCAACACCAATGCAAACGGCAGCGCCACCGGAGGTGGCAATGAAGTCTCGAATAATCTCTTTGCCGGACACATAATGGGTGGCGGCGATCACATGAGCTCTGGACTCCCTTCTCTCTATAGCAACAATGGCAATAGTCAGCAGCAGGCTATATCATCGCACATGTCCGCAACCGCGCTGCTTCAGAAGGCTGCTCAAATGGGATCCAACActtcaaacaacaacaacaccaCCTCGCTTCTCCGTAGCTTTGGAAGCTCCTCCTCGACCACTACAAAACCTGATAGGCCCGGGACCCTAGTTCCTTCCAGCTTAGGTAGGATGTTCGGAAGTGACCAAACCGACCAGAGCCACCTCCAAGACCTAATGAACTCGTTTGCTAGCGGAGGGGGAGGCTCATCGATTTTCGGAAACGCGGCGTTTGGTAGATATGATGCATCGGCAAATAGGGCAATTAACATGGAGGATGCAAAGTTGCAGCAGCATATAGGGTTGAACAATATTGGAGGAGGTTCGGATAGGTTAACGAGGGACTTTCTTGGGGTTGGACAAGTAGTGAGGAGCATGAGCGGTGGATTTTCTCATCAGAGATCAGAGCAGCAGCATGGTGGCATGGAGATGCTGAGCTCATTGGATTCAGAGAGCAATGGTGCAGCAGCTGCGCCGTCAACCCAATCTTTTGGAGGAGGCGGGAATTTTCAGTGA